The Lycium barbarum isolate Lr01 chromosome 9, ASM1917538v2, whole genome shotgun sequence genome has a segment encoding these proteins:
- the LOC132610445 gene encoding large ribosomal subunit protein eL22y-like produces the protein MSRAVAAKGGKKKGATFVIDCTKPVDDGIMEIASLDKFLQERIKVGGKAGALGDSVTVTRDKHKITVTCDSAFSKRYLKYLVKKYLKKNSVRDWLRVIASNKDRNVYELRYFNIAENEAEEED, from the exons ATGAGCCGAGCAGTAGCAGCTAAGGGAGGGAAGAAGAAGGGAGCTACCTTTGTGATTGACTGTACGAAGCCAGTGGATGATGGGATTATGGAGATTGCTTCTCTTGATAAGTTCCTTCAGGAGAGAATTAAGGTTGGTGGAAAAGCTGGTGCTCTTGGGGATTCCGTTACCGTCACTCGTGACAAGCATAAGATTACTGTCACTTGCGATTCCGCTTTTTCCAAGAG GTACCTCAAGTACCTTGTCAAAAAGTACTTGAAGAAAAATAGCGTCAGGGATTGGCTTAGGGTGATTGCTTCCAACAAGGACAGGAATGTTTATGAATTACGATACTTCAACATTGCTGAGAATGAGGCAGAGGAAGAAGATTAA